The following proteins are co-located in the Desulfurococcus amylolyticus Z-533 genome:
- a CDS encoding ABC transporter ATP-binding protein, translating to MNAIEVTDLHKIYGDDVHAVKGVSFTVKPGEIYGLIGPNGAGKTTILRIIAGIVKPSRGTVKVYGLDPYRDFDKTRELISYLPEEASTYPLLTGLEHLYFYARLYGGDVKSMVEYGVKITGLGDRLNEETIGYSHGMKRRLLLGIVLMRRPKIAILDEPTSGLDVHASVSIRRMIKQYVVETGASVLLSSHNMLEIEYLCDRVGLIFKGKIVAEGEPRKLIEEYNAANMEEVFTKIVGEEE from the coding sequence ATGAACGCCATAGAGGTAACTGATCTACACAAGATCTACGGGGATGACGTCCATGCAGTGAAAGGCGTTAGCTTCACAGTGAAACCAGGGGAGATATATGGGTTAATAGGCCCTAATGGAGCTGGTAAAACAACCATTCTAAGGATAATAGCTGGAATAGTTAAGCCTTCACGGGGCACTGTGAAAGTATATGGACTCGACCCTTATAGGGACTTCGATAAGACTAGGGAGCTGATAAGCTATCTACCAGAAGAGGCCAGCACATATCCATTACTAACAGGCCTTGAACACCTCTACTTCTACGCTAGACTCTATGGTGGAGACGTGAAGTCCATGGTTGAGTACGGTGTCAAGATAACTGGGCTGGGCGATAGGTTAAACGAGGAAACCATTGGGTATAGCCACGGGATGAAGCGCCGTCTCCTCCTCGGCATTGTCCTCATGAGGCGGCCTAAGATAGCTATACTTGATGAACCTACGAGCGGGCTCGACGTGCATGCAAGCGTGTCTATCCGGAGGATGATAAAGCAGTATGTTGTTGAAACAGGTGCCTCAGTACTCTTAAGTAGCCATAATATGCTCGAAATAGAGTATCTGTGTGATAGGGTTGGATTAATATTCAAGGGGAAGATAGTCGCCGAGGGAGAGCCTAGAAAATTGATAGAGGAGTATAATGCAGCGAATATGGAGGAGGTTTTCACTAAGATAGTGGGGGAGGAGGAATGA